From Rhodococcus sp. B7740, one genomic window encodes:
- a CDS encoding WhiB family transcriptional regulator has product MPQPNHLPGPNADIWDWQMHGLCRGVDSSMFFHPDGERGRARAQREMRAKEMCRSCPVLAQCRTHALNVSEPYGIWGGMSETERELHARHNRRRIAV; this is encoded by the coding sequence ATGCCGCAGCCGAATCACCTCCCTGGGCCGAACGCCGACATTTGGGATTGGCAAATGCACGGCCTGTGCCGTGGCGTCGATTCGTCCATGTTCTTCCACCCGGACGGCGAGCGGGGCCGGGCACGAGCACAGCGCGAGATGCGAGCCAAGGAAATGTGCCGCAGCTGCCCCGTACTCGCTCAATGCCGTACACACGCTCTCAACGTCAGCGAGCCCTACGGGATCTGGGGCGGGATGTCCGAGACCGAGCGGGAACTGCACGCTCGTCACAATCGCCGCCGCATCGCGGTGTAG
- the groL gene encoding chaperonin GroEL (60 kDa chaperone family; promotes refolding of misfolded polypeptides especially under stressful conditions; forms two stacked rings of heptamers to form a barrel-shaped 14mer; ends can be capped by GroES; misfolded proteins enter the barrel where they are refolded when GroES binds), with translation MAKQIQFNEEARRALERGVDKLADAVKVTLGPRGRHVVLSKAFGGPTVTNDGVSIAREIDLEDPFENLGAQLVKSVATKTNDVAGDGTTTATVLAQALVRGGLKNIAAGANPIALGTGISKAADKVAEALLAAATPVEGKQAIAQVATVSSRDPEIGELVGEALTRVGADGVVTVEESSTLLTELSVTEGVQFDKGYLSPYFVTDVDAQEAVLEDAYVLLYREKITSLLDFLPLLEKVAESGKPLLIIAEDTEGEVLSTLVVNSIRKTIKAVAVKAPFFGDRRKAFLDDLAVVTAGQVITADVGLSLKEAGLELLGRARRVVVTKDDTTIVDGAGTQDDIDARVGQLRREIESTDSEWDREKLEERLAKLSGGIAVIKVGAATETELKERKFRVDDAVAAAKAAVEEGIVPGGGSALTQAALALADDLGLTGDEATGVAVVRTALNAPLFWIASNAGIDGSVVVSKVAELPKGHGFNAATLTYGDLLADGVVDPVKVTRSAVVNAASVARMILTTESAIVEKPEEASEPAAGHGHAH, from the coding sequence ATGGCAAAGCAAATCCAATTCAACGAGGAAGCGCGCCGCGCACTCGAACGCGGCGTCGACAAGTTGGCCGACGCAGTCAAGGTGACGCTCGGGCCACGGGGACGCCACGTCGTCCTGTCCAAGGCATTCGGCGGTCCGACCGTCACGAACGACGGTGTCTCGATCGCTCGTGAGATCGACCTGGAGGATCCGTTCGAGAACCTCGGCGCGCAGCTGGTCAAGAGCGTCGCCACCAAGACCAACGACGTCGCAGGCGACGGAACCACCACCGCGACGGTCCTCGCGCAGGCACTCGTGCGCGGCGGTCTGAAGAACATCGCCGCGGGCGCGAACCCGATCGCGCTCGGTACCGGCATCTCCAAGGCGGCCGACAAGGTCGCCGAGGCCCTGCTCGCCGCCGCAACCCCGGTCGAGGGCAAGCAGGCGATCGCTCAGGTCGCCACCGTGTCCTCGCGTGACCCCGAGATCGGCGAGCTCGTCGGCGAGGCGCTCACTCGCGTCGGCGCAGACGGCGTCGTCACCGTCGAGGAGTCCTCGACGCTGCTGACCGAGCTGTCGGTCACCGAAGGCGTGCAGTTCGACAAGGGCTACCTCTCGCCGTACTTCGTCACCGACGTCGACGCGCAGGAAGCAGTTCTCGAGGACGCGTACGTCCTGCTGTACCGCGAGAAGATCACATCGCTTCTGGACTTTCTGCCTCTGCTGGAGAAGGTTGCCGAGAGCGGCAAGCCGTTGCTCATCATCGCCGAGGACACCGAGGGTGAAGTTCTCTCGACGCTGGTCGTCAACTCCATCCGCAAGACGATCAAGGCCGTGGCGGTCAAGGCACCGTTCTTCGGTGATCGCCGCAAGGCGTTCCTCGACGATCTCGCGGTCGTGACGGCCGGTCAGGTCATCACCGCCGATGTGGGTCTGAGTCTCAAGGAAGCCGGCCTCGAGCTGCTCGGTCGCGCTCGTCGCGTCGTCGTCACCAAGGACGACACGACCATCGTCGACGGTGCGGGCACGCAGGACGACATCGATGCGCGCGTCGGTCAGCTCCGTCGTGAGATCGAGAGCACCGATTCGGAGTGGGATCGCGAGAAGCTCGAAGAGCGTCTGGCGAAGCTCTCGGGCGGCATCGCGGTCATCAAGGTCGGCGCAGCCACCGAGACCGAGCTCAAGGAACGCAAGTTCCGCGTCGACGACGCCGTGGCTGCGGCCAAGGCTGCGGTCGAAGAGGGAATCGTCCCCGGCGGCGGCTCGGCTCTGACTCAGGCAGCGTTGGCTCTGGCCGACGACCTGGGCCTGACCGGTGACGAAGCCACCGGTGTGGCCGTGGTGCGCACCGCGCTCAACGCACCGCTGTTCTGGATCGCCTCCAACGCGGGCATCGACGGTTCCGTCGTCGTCAGCAAGGTGGCAGAACTGCCGAAGGGTCACGGATTCAACGCCGCGACGCTGACGTACGGCGACCTGCTGGCCGACGGCGTCGTCGATCCGGTCAAGGTGACTCGCTCCGCAGTGGTCAACGCCGCGTCGGTTGCACGCATGATCCTGACGACCGAGAGTGCGATCGTGGAGAAGCCGGAAGAGGCTTCCGAGCCTGCTGCCGGACACGGACACGCTCACTGA
- the groES gene encoding co-chaperone GroES, with translation MASVKIKPLEDKILVQANEAETTTASGLVIPDTAKEKPQEGTVVAVGEGRVTEKGNRIPVDVKEGDTVIYSKYGGTEIKYAGEEYLILSARDVLAVIAK, from the coding sequence GTGGCGAGCGTGAAAATCAAGCCGCTCGAGGACAAGATCCTCGTCCAGGCCAACGAGGCCGAGACGACGACCGCCTCCGGTCTGGTCATCCCCGACACAGCCAAGGAGAAGCCCCAGGAGGGCACCGTCGTCGCCGTGGGCGAAGGCCGTGTCACCGAGAAGGGCAACCGCATCCCGGTCGACGTCAAAGAAGGTGACACCGTCATCTACAGCAAGTACGGCGGCACCGAGATCAAGTACGCCGGCGAGGAGTACCTGATTCTGTCGGCACGCGACGTGCTGGCTGTCATCGCCAAGTAG
- a CDS encoding Hsp70 family protein yields the protein MRVGVGISTGSEVVCAALVTVDTDGSRTVEYRTVSADRQANTDIGDLVTSAIELMASLIPGHRSPDAIAVTYRTEEHAAGIRAALAHTTRDVRLVPESAAASAHLATTGLIDRYDTIALVDLGASGMSVTVTDRTAETVLAHGRSDAVAGDALDVLVKNLVQDMTRDNLRDDIRDNRGIGSARYRSIKERLSQEDEVRIERYSGIPLTVTRDAFEAAVTPTFDTAARFVRRVFDESTHEPEVIVLIGGGAHIPLLASTLTDMFHAPVVRLPEPDAVLAVGAAAVAASAVGGGYQLVSATRNTASRMSRYSGAIAAAVVAGGLVLAYGVQTMAPAEDPNVSPAGSTARDATESSDAGTPVTEGWAPDENRPTAGLTPGDRSDPTATSVDGDGSSARFTTTAAPTSTPTLRPAPDLPQIEWPIDPTSNPVSPDVTSAVPIEPPTSVTTIPVEPSEPIESSDPSDTTEIVPVPTTEVTPVPTESIGAPTTDVSGSEPTPELTAPPTVWSPPAPAPSSEPLSAAVPSTTRSSETTAASTQAPQPGT from the coding sequence ATGCGGGTAGGAGTGGGCATATCCACCGGATCCGAGGTCGTGTGCGCAGCCCTCGTCACCGTCGACACCGACGGTTCTCGCACGGTCGAGTACCGAACGGTCTCGGCCGACCGTCAAGCCAACACCGACATCGGAGATCTGGTCACCTCGGCCATAGAACTCATGGCCTCCCTGATCCCCGGCCACCGGTCCCCCGACGCGATCGCCGTCACCTACCGCACGGAGGAGCACGCTGCGGGCATTCGCGCGGCGCTGGCCCACACCACTCGTGACGTTCGACTGGTGCCGGAGTCCGCAGCCGCGTCCGCGCACCTGGCGACCACCGGCCTGATCGACCGGTACGACACGATCGCGCTGGTCGATCTCGGAGCCTCGGGCATGTCGGTCACCGTCACCGATCGGACCGCCGAGACGGTACTGGCGCACGGCCGGTCGGACGCCGTCGCCGGCGACGCACTCGACGTGCTCGTCAAGAACCTCGTGCAGGACATGACCCGTGACAATCTTCGGGACGACATCCGCGACAACCGAGGAATCGGCTCCGCGCGGTACCGATCGATCAAGGAACGCCTCTCCCAGGAGGACGAGGTCCGCATCGAGCGTTACAGCGGAATCCCGCTGACGGTCACCCGTGACGCGTTCGAAGCCGCCGTGACCCCGACCTTCGACACCGCCGCTCGGTTCGTCCGGCGGGTGTTCGACGAGAGCACTCACGAACCCGAGGTCATCGTGCTGATCGGCGGAGGGGCGCACATTCCCCTGCTCGCGTCCACGCTCACCGACATGTTCCACGCCCCGGTCGTTCGACTGCCGGAACCCGACGCCGTTCTTGCCGTCGGCGCTGCTGCCGTCGCCGCATCGGCCGTCGGCGGCGGGTACCAACTCGTCTCGGCCACGCGCAACACCGCGAGCCGGATGAGCCGATACTCCGGTGCGATCGCGGCTGCCGTCGTCGCGGGCGGACTGGTACTCGCCTACGGTGTGCAGACGATGGCACCGGCCGAAGATCCCAACGTCTCACCGGCCGGAAGTACCGCCCGCGACGCGACCGAATCGAGCGACGCCGGTACGCCGGTCACCGAGGGCTGGGCCCCCGACGAGAACCGCCCCACCGCCGGGCTCACCCCGGGCGATCGGTCCGACCCGACGGCAACCTCCGTCGACGGCGACGGATCGTCGGCTCGGTTCACGACCACCGCTGCGCCGACCAGCACCCCGACGCTGCGGCCGGCCCCCGATCTCCCGCAGATCGAATGGCCGATCGATCCCACGTCGAATCCTGTGTCCCCCGATGTCACCAGCGCAGTTCCCATAGAACCGCCGACCTCGGTCACCACGATTCCGGTAGAGCCTTCCGAACCGATCGAGTCTTCGGACCCGAGCGATACGACCGAGATCGTGCCGGTACCGACGACCGAGGTCACGCCGGTGCCGACCGAGTCGATCGGCGCGCCGACCACCGATGTCAGCGGTTCGGAGCCCACGCCGGAACTGACGGCACCACCGACGGTGTGGTCACCGCCTGCACCGGCCCCCTCGAGTGAGCCTCTGTCCGCGGCCGTGCCGTCGACAACCCGTTCGTCCGAGACCACCGCCGCGTCCACGCAGGCCCCTCAGCCGGGCACCTGA
- the tsaD gene encoding tRNA (adenosine(37)-N6)-threonylcarbamoyltransferase complex transferase subunit TsaD encodes MIVMGIESSCDETGVGIVRWGGAGTCELMADEVASSVDEHARYGGVVPEVASRAHLEAIVPTMRRALAAADIERPDAVAVTIGPGLAGALLVGVAAAKAYAAAWGVPFYAVNHLGGHVAVDTLEHGPMPSCVALLVSGGHTHLLHVDDLSRPIAELGTTVDDAAGEAFDKVARLLGLGYPGGPALDDAAREGDPAAIAFPRGMTGPRDARYDFSFSGVKTAVARFVEARQRAGDPIPVADIAASFQESVADVLTMKAVRAATDVDVDTIVLGGGATANSRIRSLIESRCAEQGLTLRIPKPRLCTDNGVMIAALGAHLVAGGAQPSALTAVTDPGLSVAISQVPG; translated from the coding sequence ATGATCGTCATGGGTATCGAAAGTTCCTGCGACGAAACAGGAGTCGGGATCGTCCGGTGGGGCGGGGCAGGCACGTGCGAGCTGATGGCCGACGAGGTGGCCTCGAGTGTCGACGAACACGCGCGGTACGGCGGAGTGGTGCCCGAGGTGGCGTCGCGCGCGCACCTCGAGGCCATCGTGCCGACCATGCGGCGGGCTCTGGCAGCCGCGGACATCGAGCGTCCCGACGCCGTCGCGGTGACGATCGGACCGGGGTTGGCAGGGGCCTTGCTGGTCGGGGTTGCCGCCGCCAAGGCCTACGCCGCGGCCTGGGGTGTGCCCTTCTACGCGGTGAACCACCTCGGTGGGCACGTCGCGGTCGACACACTCGAGCACGGGCCGATGCCGTCGTGCGTGGCACTGTTGGTCTCGGGTGGTCACACTCATCTGCTGCACGTGGACGATCTGTCTCGGCCGATCGCCGAGCTCGGGACCACCGTCGACGACGCAGCCGGGGAGGCCTTCGACAAGGTTGCGCGGCTGCTGGGATTGGGCTATCCGGGTGGTCCGGCCCTCGATGATGCTGCGCGCGAAGGTGATCCGGCCGCGATCGCGTTTCCCCGAGGAATGACCGGCCCACGCGACGCCCGCTACGACTTCTCGTTCTCCGGGGTCAAGACGGCTGTCGCTCGGTTCGTCGAGGCCCGGCAGCGCGCGGGAGATCCGATTCCGGTCGCGGACATCGCCGCGTCCTTCCAGGAATCCGTCGCCGATGTCCTGACGATGAAGGCCGTCCGTGCGGCAACCGACGTCGACGTCGACACGATAGTTCTGGGTGGGGGTGCCACCGCCAACTCTCGCATCCGTTCGCTGATCGAAAGCCGTTGTGCCGAGCAGGGTTTGACGCTCAGAATTCCGAAGCCGCGACTGTGTACCGACAACGGGGTGATGATCGCGGCACTGGGCGCGCACCTGGTCGCGGGCGGAGCACAGCCTTCGGCCTTGACCGCAGTGACCGATCCCGGCCTGTCGGTCGCGATCAGTCAGGTGCCCGGCTGA
- the rimI gene encoding ribosomal protein S18-alanine N-acetyltransferase — protein MTVSIESMTAADAARCAYLETVLFPGDDPWAEDAFIAELAAPHNHYVTARENGEVVGYAGISLLGQPSRGAFVVGESEVHTIGVDPAHHRRGIGGRLLDELLRVADEHGGPVFLEVRTDNEPAIELYRREGFEIVGTRAKYYQPSGADAFTMRRFEKTEGPAR, from the coding sequence GTGACGGTGTCGATCGAGTCGATGACGGCGGCGGACGCTGCTCGGTGCGCGTACCTCGAGACCGTGCTGTTCCCGGGTGACGACCCGTGGGCCGAGGATGCATTCATCGCGGAACTGGCGGCACCACACAATCATTACGTCACGGCGCGGGAGAACGGTGAGGTCGTCGGCTACGCAGGCATCTCTCTGTTGGGGCAGCCGAGCCGCGGAGCGTTTGTCGTCGGAGAGTCCGAGGTGCACACCATCGGTGTCGATCCGGCGCATCACCGCAGAGGAATCGGCGGGCGACTGCTCGACGAACTGCTGCGCGTGGCCGACGAGCACGGTGGGCCGGTCTTTCTCGAGGTCCGCACCGACAACGAGCCCGCCATCGAGTTGTACCGACGCGAAGGGTTCGAGATCGTGGGCACCAGGGCGAAGTACTACCAACCGAGCGGGGCCGATGCCTTCACCATGCGTCGGTTCGAGAAGACGGAAGGACCGGCCCGATGA
- the tsaB gene encoding tRNA (adenosine(37)-N6)-threonylcarbamoyltransferase complex dimerization subunit type 1 TsaB, with amino-acid sequence MLVLAVDTSTPAVTAGVVSLTESTAGAATTTLATRVRVDARSHAEILTPNIVECLAEADINAAELGAVVVGVGPGPYTGLRVGMATAAAFGDALGLPVYGVCSLDAIAADVSEPGSLLVVTDARRREIYWARYEVGVRVAGPDVVAPAELDSVGVDAVAGSAPHAAAFELPIRDVQAPSAAGLVAVAAADIGSGIVPGPLVPLYLRRPDAKTLDERAAAKAAK; translated from the coding sequence GTGCTTGTACTTGCCGTCGACACCTCGACCCCCGCCGTCACCGCAGGTGTGGTGAGCCTGACCGAGTCCACGGCCGGTGCAGCGACCACGACGCTCGCCACCCGGGTTCGAGTGGACGCGCGATCGCACGCTGAAATCCTGACGCCCAACATCGTCGAGTGCCTGGCCGAGGCCGACATCAACGCAGCCGAACTGGGTGCCGTCGTCGTGGGCGTCGGCCCCGGTCCCTACACCGGCCTACGGGTGGGAATGGCGACGGCTGCGGCGTTCGGGGACGCGCTCGGTCTTCCGGTATACGGCGTGTGCAGTCTCGACGCCATCGCCGCAGATGTCTCCGAGCCCGGGTCGCTTCTGGTGGTGACCGATGCGCGCCGACGCGAAATCTACTGGGCGCGTTACGAAGTCGGCGTGCGGGTGGCGGGACCCGACGTTGTCGCCCCGGCCGAGCTCGATAGTGTCGGAGTCGACGCGGTCGCTGGATCGGCCCCGCATGCTGCGGCATTCGAACTTCCGATTCGTGATGTGCAGGCACCGTCCGCAGCCGGATTGGTTGCGGTTGCTGCCGCCGACATCGGCAGCGGTATCGTTCCGGGCCCGCTCGTCCCGTTGTACCTGCGCCGCCCCGACGCCAAGACGCTCGACGAGCGCGCCGCAGCGAAGGCTGCGAAGTGA
- the tsaE gene encoding tRNA (adenosine(37)-N6)-threonylcarbamoyltransferase complex ATPase subunit type 1 TsaE, translating into MSDEPLTLPVDVELVTAADTAEFGARLADVLVAGDLVILDGPLGAGKTAMTKGIAAGLGVQGRVTSPTFVIAREHRPGPRPRGLPSVALVHVDAYRLGMTGQSAVDELDALDLDTDLTDAVVVVEWGEGLVEKLTDGHVSVRLTRDPDSDVRRVKVSRVPGGADPRDRS; encoded by the coding sequence TTGTCTGACGAGCCGCTGACCTTGCCGGTGGACGTCGAATTGGTCACTGCCGCAGACACCGCCGAGTTCGGTGCGCGGCTGGCGGACGTTCTGGTCGCAGGCGATCTGGTGATCCTCGACGGCCCGCTCGGGGCCGGAAAGACCGCCATGACCAAGGGGATCGCGGCCGGACTCGGTGTGCAGGGCCGCGTCACCTCGCCGACGTTCGTCATCGCGCGAGAGCATCGGCCCGGCCCACGGCCCCGTGGGCTACCGTCGGTTGCGCTGGTCCACGTCGATGCTTATCGGCTCGGGATGACGGGGCAGTCGGCCGTCGACGAACTCGATGCACTCGACCTCGATACCGACCTCACCGACGCCGTCGTCGTGGTCGAGTGGGGCGAGGGATTGGTCGAGAAGCTGACGGACGGCCATGTGTCGGTTCGTCTGACGCGTGATCCGGACTCCGATGTTCGCCGCGTGAAGGTGAGTCGGGTGCCCGGCGGGGCGGACCCGCGAGATCGATCCTGA
- a CDS encoding alpha/beta fold hydrolase, whose amino-acid sequence MLGLLESIAIVVRETAFRSNKDPLATENLDLMDADRGSIVTADDGVPLAVREVGPADAETTVIFVHGYCLRMSSWHFQRRALEQQWGSTVRMVFYDQRGHGRSGVPSPESCTIGQLGLDLDAVIRSVVPRGRIVLVGHSMGGMSILSMARQRSEVLRQRVIGAVLISTTAAGLAQSGVGRSLQNPAVDAFRAAVRTSPGLVQFGRGAVRALISPVLRAASYGTRVSPRLVAFSQSMIDDTSVVTIVNFLETLELHDESEALLEFENIPVSVVCGDEDWIIPFASSEALAQALPRSEMVRVRQGGHLVQLEFPEQVNGAIQRLVARATEAAGKKRRWGVV is encoded by the coding sequence ATGCTCGGATTGCTGGAGAGTATTGCAATTGTGGTGCGCGAGACGGCGTTCCGGTCCAACAAGGACCCGCTGGCCACCGAGAACCTCGACCTGATGGACGCAGACCGGGGCAGCATCGTCACGGCGGACGACGGTGTACCCCTCGCGGTGCGCGAGGTGGGTCCGGCGGACGCCGAGACCACCGTGATCTTCGTCCACGGTTACTGCCTGCGCATGTCGTCCTGGCATTTCCAACGGCGGGCGCTCGAACAGCAGTGGGGTTCGACAGTGCGCATGGTCTTCTACGACCAGCGCGGTCACGGGCGTTCCGGGGTACCGAGCCCGGAGAGCTGCACCATCGGCCAGCTCGGCCTCGATCTCGATGCGGTGATCCGCTCGGTGGTACCACGTGGACGCATCGTTCTGGTCGGGCACTCGATGGGCGGCATGTCGATCCTGTCCATGGCGCGGCAACGGTCGGAGGTTCTGCGGCAGCGAGTCATCGGAGCGGTCCTGATCTCGACGACTGCTGCCGGTCTCGCGCAGTCCGGGGTGGGTCGTAGTCTGCAGAACCCGGCGGTCGATGCGTTCCGCGCGGCAGTGCGGACGTCACCGGGCCTGGTGCAATTCGGCCGCGGCGCGGTGCGTGCGCTCATCTCGCCGGTCCTGCGCGCGGCGTCGTACGGCACCCGGGTCTCGCCGCGGTTGGTGGCGTTCTCGCAGTCGATGATCGACGACACCTCCGTCGTCACGATCGTCAACTTCCTCGAGACGCTCGAGTTGCACGACGAGTCAGAAGCGCTGCTGGAGTTCGAGAACATTCCGGTGTCGGTGGTGTGCGGGGACGAGGATTGGATCATTCCGTTCGCCAGCTCGGAGGCTCTCGCTCAGGCCCTGCCGCGTTCGGAGATGGTGCGGGTGCGCCAGGGTGGGCACCTGGTTCAACTCGAATTCCCCGAGCAGGTCAACGGTGCGATACAGCGGCTCGTGGCACGGGCGACGGAGGCCGCGGGCAAGAAGCGACGGTGGGGCGTTGTCTGA
- the alr gene encoding alanine racemase, which produces MALSNVVSIGCGDEETDPRTGSGAVATVDLDAVAHNVRVLQQFAGDAAVMAVVKADGYNHGAVEVARAAVAAGAQELGVTTIGEALELRAAGVTVPVLAWLHRTDSDFAAAIAGQVGIGVSTAAQLDAVVDAARRVGSTADLSLKIDTGLNRNGVAEPDLDAVLDATAVAVAEGAVRLTGMFSHLACSDEPAHPANDAQAERLRDAVRRATRRGTPPAVVHLSNSAAALTRPDLGFDMVRPGIALYGLSPVPELGTFELHPVMTLTAEVANIKKVSEGESVSYGYTWTAPADTVVALVALGYADGVVRRLSGRFEVTIAGRRYPSVGRVCMDQFVVDLGGSDSGVAVGDEALLFGPGDRGEAHAQDWADALETISYEVVTGVRGRVRRRFVGARSGEATI; this is translated from the coding sequence ATGGCACTATCGAATGTTGTGAGTATCGGTTGTGGCGACGAGGAGACCGATCCTCGGACGGGTTCGGGTGCCGTCGCGACCGTCGACCTCGACGCAGTTGCGCACAACGTCCGCGTGTTGCAGCAGTTCGCCGGGGACGCCGCAGTGATGGCGGTCGTCAAGGCCGACGGATACAACCACGGTGCCGTCGAGGTAGCACGCGCCGCGGTCGCCGCGGGGGCGCAGGAGCTCGGCGTCACCACCATCGGTGAGGCCCTCGAGCTCCGTGCCGCGGGTGTGACCGTCCCGGTGTTGGCGTGGCTGCACCGAACGGACTCCGATTTCGCGGCGGCGATAGCCGGGCAGGTCGGGATCGGGGTATCCACGGCTGCCCAGCTCGACGCTGTGGTCGACGCTGCACGCAGGGTCGGTTCCACCGCTGATCTCTCGCTCAAGATCGATACCGGGCTCAATCGCAACGGGGTCGCGGAACCGGATCTCGACGCCGTTCTCGACGCTACTGCCGTCGCGGTCGCGGAGGGCGCTGTGCGATTGACCGGAATGTTCTCGCATCTGGCCTGCTCCGACGAACCGGCTCACCCCGCCAACGACGCCCAGGCCGAGCGGCTTCGCGACGCGGTGCGGCGCGCCACCCGGCGCGGAACCCCTCCCGCCGTCGTGCACCTGTCCAACTCGGCAGCGGCGCTGACCAGACCCGATCTCGGTTTCGACATGGTCCGCCCGGGTATTGCTCTGTACGGCCTGTCCCCGGTGCCCGAACTGGGAACGTTCGAATTGCACCCGGTCATGACTCTCACGGCGGAGGTGGCGAACATCAAGAAGGTGAGCGAAGGTGAATCTGTGTCCTACGGCTACACCTGGACCGCTCCCGCCGACACCGTGGTCGCCCTCGTCGCTCTCGGATACGCCGACGGGGTCGTCCGTCGCCTCAGCGGGCGGTTCGAGGTGACCATCGCAGGTCGTCGCTATCCCTCCGTCGGGCGCGTGTGCATGGATCAGTTCGTCGTCGACCTCGGCGGCAGTGACTCGGGTGTCGCAGTCGGCGACGAGGCGTTACTGTTCGGACCAGGGGACAGGGGAGAGGCGCACGCCCAGGATTGGGCAGACGCGCTCGAGACCATCAGCTACGAAGTCGTGACCGGCGTTCGTGGACGTGTTCGGCGACGGTTCGTCGGCGCTCGCTCAGGGGAGGCGACGATCTAG
- a CDS encoding bifunctional ADP-dependent NAD(P)H-hydrate dehydratase/NAD(P)H-hydrate epimerase, whose translation MRGYYTPEQIRNAEAPLLDSLPNGVLMRRAAYGLAAVVAGELTVRTGGVVGRRVTILVGTGDNGGDGLWAGAFLRRRGVSVSALLLDPTRVHPEGLAALRSAGGRVVSRCGPADLVVDAIVGISGKGPLRPDAAAVVEQITAPIVAVDVPSGVDAETGAAPGPAVTADVTVTFGARKPVHALAVPRCGRIELVDIGLELPAPAMTSFEPVDVGRIWPIPTATDDKYSQGVVGVLAGSDTFPGAALLCVGAAVAATSGMVRYVGSAGAEVVSHYPEVVSAPNLDAAGKVQAWVVGPGFGTHEESAEIVRRVLDTDLPVVVDADALTVLARNERWVAGRAAPTLLTPHAGEFARLTGSDPAPDRVGSVRDLAARWGVTVLLKGRATIVADADGTTFVSDAGGSAASTAGSGDVLSGILGALLASGMAPSTAAACGAKVHALAAARAAHGSDGEFAAPISASPLCESIRDAIRTVRSLTM comes from the coding sequence ATGCGCGGCTACTACACACCCGAGCAGATTCGGAACGCGGAAGCGCCGCTGCTGGATTCCCTGCCGAACGGCGTGCTGATGCGCCGCGCCGCGTACGGATTGGCCGCGGTCGTGGCAGGCGAGCTGACCGTGCGTACGGGCGGCGTCGTGGGGCGGCGGGTGACGATTCTGGTCGGTACCGGCGACAACGGCGGCGACGGTCTGTGGGCAGGGGCGTTCCTGCGTCGGCGCGGCGTCTCGGTGTCGGCACTTCTACTCGATCCGACGCGGGTGCACCCCGAGGGTCTCGCGGCCCTGCGATCGGCGGGTGGACGCGTGGTGAGCAGGTGCGGACCTGCCGATCTCGTGGTCGACGCCATCGTGGGCATTTCCGGCAAGGGCCCGTTGCGGCCCGATGCTGCTGCGGTGGTCGAGCAGATCACTGCTCCGATCGTGGCCGTGGACGTGCCCAGTGGAGTCGACGCGGAGACCGGTGCGGCACCGGGGCCTGCCGTGACGGCCGATGTGACGGTGACGTTCGGTGCGCGCAAGCCGGTTCACGCGTTGGCCGTACCTCGTTGCGGCCGAATCGAACTCGTGGACATCGGCCTGGAGCTGCCGGCTCCGGCGATGACCTCCTTCGAGCCGGTCGACGTGGGACGGATATGGCCGATCCCGACAGCTACCGACGACAAGTACTCGCAGGGGGTGGTGGGTGTTCTGGCCGGCAGCGACACGTTCCCCGGTGCCGCGCTGCTCTGTGTGGGAGCGGCGGTCGCGGCGACCTCCGGAATGGTCCGCTACGTGGGTAGCGCAGGCGCAGAGGTCGTCTCGCACTACCCGGAGGTCGTGTCCGCCCCGAATCTCGACGCGGCAGGGAAGGTGCAGGCGTGGGTGGTCGGTCCCGGATTCGGCACCCACGAGGAGTCGGCGGAGATCGTGCGTCGAGTTCTGGACACGGATCTGCCCGTCGTCGTCGACGCGGACGCGCTCACGGTCCTCGCCCGCAACGAGCGCTGGGTCGCCGGACGTGCGGCACCGACTCTGCTGACCCCGCATGCCGGGGAGTTCGCCCGCCTGACCGGATCCGACCCGGCACCCGACCGAGTGGGATCGGTCCGAGATCTCGCCGCGCGCTGGGGCGTCACCGTGCTCCTCAAGGGACGAGCGACGATCGTCGCCGATGCGGACGGCACCACGTTCGTCAGCGATGCCGGAGGGTCGGCGGCGTCGACCGCGGGCTCGGGCGACGTACTGTCGGGCATCCTCGGGGCCCTGCTCGCGTCGGGGATGGCACCGTCCACTGCGGCTGCCTGCGGCGCGAAGGTGCACGCACTGGCCGCGGCCCGTGCGGCTCACGGGTCGGACGGCGAATTCGCGGCACCCATTTCTGCGAGCCCACTGTGCGAGTCCATCCGCGACGCCATCCGAACCGTGCGCTCGCTCACGATGTGA